The Mycobacteriales bacterium genome includes the window GTTCAGCTTCAAGGTCCCGAAGATCTTCGCGGGAGGCCCGTGGAGCAACCGGCACCTCGGCGGGTACGGCGACCACGAGAACTACATGAAGCACTTCGTGTCGCCGGCCCCTCGCCAGGAGTGGGCGTGGCGCCGTCGCCTCCACCACCTCCAGAAGCAGTACCGCTCCGCGGTCAAGCAGCTCGACGCGGCTGCGGGCGGCGACTTCAGCAAGGCCAGCCAGTCGACCCAGGACCAGGTGCTCACCAAGCTCGGCGACGTACGCAACCTCATCTTCACCAACACGATCGAAGGCATGTACGCCGTGCCGGAGTACGGCGGCAACCGCGACACGGTGGGCTGGAAGAGCGTCTACTGGCCCGGCGACTCCCAGCGGCGTGGCTACACCGCGGCCGAGGTCGAGCACAGTGACGGCCCTGACGTCGTCGTCCTGACCCCGACGCTCGAGGCGGTCCTCGGCGACCTCGGCATCGTCAGTGCCGCCCGCCGCGTGCGGCGCCAGCGGATGCTCGGGGTCAACCGCGTCAACGTCGACAGCGCGGAGCAGCCCGATGCGTGAGCGCGCGATCGTGATCGGCAGCGGCGCAGGCGCCTCGGTCACGAGCATGGTGCTCGCCCACAACGGCTGGGACGTCGTGGTGTTCGAGAAGGGTCCCCGCTACATCGACGGGTGGGAGAAGCCCGGCCCGATCAAGACGGTGTTCTCCAACGACGAGCTGAAGTTCGACCGCAACTTCGACCAGCCGGACCCGATCTCGGAGCCACGCACGTTCCGCGCCAAGGCCGGCGGTGACGTGATCGTCGGCGTCGTGAACCCGCTCGCCTCGGTAGTGGGAGGCGGCACCACTCACTGGGACGCGAAGGTGCCGCGCTTCTGGGACGTGGACTTCTCGAAGAAGTCGATGCTCGGGCCGTTCCCGGGCGCCGACATCGAGGACTGGCCGTTCGACTACGACGAGATCGCGCCGTACTACCAGCGGATCGAACGGCTGATGGGCGCGCAGGGCGACCAGGACGCGATCCCGGACATCGTGCTTCGGCACGCCCCCGGCAAGCGCGGGTTCGTGATGCCGCCCGGACCGCAGCAGCTGTCGTCGACGACCGTTGCGAAAGGCTGCCGAGCGATCGGGCTGCACCCCTACCCGTTCCCGATGGCGATCAACTCGCGCCACCATCTGGGCCGTCCGGCGTGCAACGACTGCGGCCAGTGCAGCGACTACGGCTGCCCGATCGGCGCACGGATCGGCGCACTCGCGATCATGCAGCACGCTCACCAGACCGGCCACGTCGAGATCCACGCCGACACCATGGTCGACAAGGTGCTCCACGACGGGAAGCGCGCCAGCGGCGTGCGGTACGTCGACCGGCGCGGCAAGCGCCACAAGATGGACGCGAAGGTCGTCGTCATGTCGTGCTCCGCGATCGAGACGTCGCGGTTGGCCCTGCTGTCGAACCTGCCGAACCCGCACGACCGGATCGGCCGCGACATGATGTTCCACAACTTCATGGACGGCTTCGGCATCTTCACCGCCCAGCGGATGCACGCCTACCGCGGCCGTTCGATCACGATGTGCTGCGAGGACTTCGCGGATCCCGACTACGTCGGTGCCCGCGCGTTCGCGAAGCTCAACGGCATCCCGTACTTCCGGGGCGGGATCATGGAGATCGGCGGCAGCGAAGACGTCATCGGTGAGGGCACCGAGCTGCAGTTCGTCCTCGACGCGCTCGGCAGTGCCCCCGGCGTCAAGCCGTTCGGCAGCACCTTCAAGACGCTGATGCGCACCAGCCTGCTGCGGGACCGGCTGGCCGGCATCGACTTCATCGGCGAGGATCTGCCCTATCCGACCAACCGGGTGGACCTCGACCCGAAGGTGAAGGACTTCCGGGGCGTGCCGGTGCCCAGGCTGACCTACTCGCAGGGCAAGCACGAGCACATCGCGTCGCTGTTCTACATCCCGCTCATCACCGCGCTGCTCAAGGCCTCCGGCGCCGACGCGATCGGCGCCGCGTTGCCCGAGTCCGTCGTCAACAGCCTGACCGGCGCGAACATCCCGCACGGCGCTCACGTGATGGGTGGCATGCGGATGGGCAAGGACCCGCGTACGTCGGCCACCGACGGCACCGGCCGGGTCCACGGGATGGACAACGTGTTCGTCGCCGACGGCTCGGTGTTCCCGAGCAGCGGCGCGCAGAACCCGACCAACACGATCCTGGCCACCGCGCTGCGCAACGCGACCCTGAACTTCGGGCACGGCGCCGACCATCTCGGCGCCGACCAC containing:
- a CDS encoding gluconate 2-dehydrogenase subunit 3 family protein — translated: MTDEVKPSRRQVVGAIGAAPLLTLGPTILRDGRPARAADTNAADKAPARKFRFFTEHEGAVIKAAAARLVPGPDDDPIEKLYNSPGATEAGVVYYIDTMLAAFSFKVPKIFAGGPWSNRHLGGYGDHENYMKHFVSPAPRQEWAWRRRLHHLQKQYRSAVKQLDAAAGGDFSKASQSTQDQVLTKLGDVRNLIFTNTIEGMYAVPEYGGNRDTVGWKSVYWPGDSQRRGYTAAEVEHSDGPDVVVLTPTLEAVLGDLGIVSAARRVRRQRMLGVNRVNVDSAEQPDA
- a CDS encoding GMC family oxidoreductase, producing the protein MRERAIVIGSGAGASVTSMVLAHNGWDVVVFEKGPRYIDGWEKPGPIKTVFSNDELKFDRNFDQPDPISEPRTFRAKAGGDVIVGVVNPLASVVGGGTTHWDAKVPRFWDVDFSKKSMLGPFPGADIEDWPFDYDEIAPYYQRIERLMGAQGDQDAIPDIVLRHAPGKRGFVMPPGPQQLSSTTVAKGCRAIGLHPYPFPMAINSRHHLGRPACNDCGQCSDYGCPIGARIGALAIMQHAHQTGHVEIHADTMVDKVLHDGKRASGVRYVDRRGKRHKMDAKVVVMSCSAIETSRLALLSNLPNPHDRIGRDMMFHNFMDGFGIFTAQRMHAYRGRSITMCCEDFADPDYVGARAFAKLNGIPYFRGGIMEIGGSEDVIGEGTELQFVLDALGSAPGVKPFGSTFKTLMRTSLLRDRLAGIDFIGEDLPYPTNRVDLDPKVKDFRGVPVPRLTYSQGKHEHIASLFYIPLITALLKASGADAIGAALPESVVNSLTGANIPHGAHVMGGMRMGKDPRTSATDGTGRVHGMDNVFVADGSVFPSSGAQNPTNTILATALRNATLNFGHGADHLGADHGDGA